The region AAACACGCGGATACCGGGGCTCGGTACGTACGGTGCGCAGCTACGTGCGCCTGGTACGACCCAAACCAAAAAACCGCGCGTTCCTGCGCACGGAACCTCTGTGCGCCGAGCAGGCGCAGGTGGACTGGGCACATGTCGGCCGAGTCTTGGTAGCGGGCGGAAATCGCGCACTCTGGCTCTTTGTCATGGTGCTCTCCTACTCACGAGCTATATGGGGCGAATTCGTCTACGACCTGTCGGTCCACTCGCTCCGTCGAAGCCTCGTGCGCGCATCTCGGTATTTCGGCGGCTCGCCCCGACAATGGCTGTTCGACAATCCCAAGACGGTCGTGCTCGAACGCGACGGCGATGCGGTGCGCTTTCACCCCGGATTGCTGGAGCTGTGCGGAAAAATGTGCGTACAGCCGCGGCTATGTGCGGTGCGCCAGCCGCAGGAAAAAGGCCGTGTCGAGCGCTCGATACGTTATGCGCGCGATCGTTTCCTGGCCGGACGTCGCATCGAGAGCATTGAACAAGGAAATCGCGAATTCCTGGCGTTTCTGGACGAAATCGCCCTCGAGCGACCTCACCCACGCTTTCGAGATCGCAGCGTTCGCTCCGTGCTGGACGAGGAACGCGCAACACTCTTGCGCCTGCCCGACCCGCTGCCGCGAGTCGACCAGGTCGAACTCGTCGCCGTGGACAAGACGGCATTCATCCGTTTCGACACAAACTCCTATTCCGTACCGCCGCGTTTTGCCAGCGAGAAGCTCACCCTCATCGCAGATGATGGCGTCATTCGCCTGTCTACCAAAGACGAGGAAGTGGCCCACCATGAGCGCTCGTGGGGACGACGGCAGGTGCTTGAGAACCCTGAGCACCGTGCGGAACTCTTGACCGAGCGTCGTGCAGCACGAGACCTCAAAGGGCGCGACCGACTGCGCTCCCAGATCCCTCAGATCGAGACTCTCTTCGCACGTTGGCTCGAAAACGGTCATCATCTCGCCCCCCATGTAGCCCGCGCTGTGAAGCTCCTGGATCTCTATGACCCGACGATCATCACCGATGCCGTGGACGAACTAGTGACTCGCGGTATTCGTGACCCCAGCGCGCTTCTTTTCGTCTGTGACCGTCTTCGCCGCGAAAGGAATCGCCCCATGCCCCGCGAAGTCGTTCTGCCTGACCACGTCGA is a window of bacterium DNA encoding:
- a CDS encoding IS21 family transposase, with the protein product MTVSKEVEGKIRRLHYAEHWKVGTIVAQLGVHRDVVRRVLGLTEPRRESRLRAKLIDPYVGFIEETLRAYPKLRATRLYDMLKTRGYRGSVRTVRSYVRLVRPKPKNRAFLRTEPLCAEQAQVDWAHVGRVLVAGGNRALWLFVMVLSYSRAIWGEFVYDLSVHSLRRSLVRASRYFGGSPRQWLFDNPKTVVLERDGDAVRFHPGLLELCGKMCVQPRLCAVRQPQEKGRVERSIRYARDRFLAGRRIESIEQGNREFLAFLDEIALERPHPRFRDRSVRSVLDEERATLLRLPDPLPRVDQVELVAVDKTAFIRFDTNSYSVPPRFASEKLTLIADDGVIRLSTKDEEVAHHERSWGRRQVLENPEHRAELLTERRAARDLKGRDRLRSQIPQIETLFARWLENGHHLAPHVARAVKLLDLYDPTIITDAVDELVTRGIRDPSALLFVCDRLRRERNRPMPREVVLPDHVEDRDVIPHALEDYDG